In the genome of Bacteroides mediterraneensis, the window CCAGGTATCCAAGGCGGTCCGCTGGAACACGTGATTGCTGCAAAAGCAGTTGCCTTCTACGAATGCATGCAACCGGAATACAAGGAGTACCAGATTCAAGTGCAGAAAAATGCCCGCGTATTGGCACAAGCGCTGATGGACCGCGGCTTTACCATCGTATCAGGAGGAACTGACAATCACTCCATGTTGGTGGACTTACGCACCAAGTATCCTGACCTGACTGGAAAGGTGGCCGAAAAAGCACTGGTTGCAGCCGACATCACAGTCAACAAAAACATGGTTCCGTTTGACACCCGCTCTGCTTTCCAGACATCCGGTATCCGTCTGGGAACTCCGGCTATCACAACCCGTGGAGCAAAGGAAGACCTGATGTACGAAATTGCGGAAATGATTGAAACTGTCCTGTCGAATGTAGACAACGAGGAAGTAATCGCTTCTGTACGTCACCGGGTGAATGAAACCATGAAGAACTATCCTATATTCGCATATTAACTAAACGGAGGGAAAAAATGAAAACGATGAATTCTATGGCTATCTTACTGAGCGCATGCTTGGTATTTAGCAGTTGTGGTATGACAAATACAGCCAAAGGTGGATTAATCGGAGGTGGTAGCGGTGCTGCATTGGGCGCATTGGTAGGTGGAGTCATCGGCCACGGAAAAGGTGCTGCCATCGGAGCCGCTGTAGGAACTGCGGTAGGTGCCGGTGCCGGCGTATTGATTGGTAAAAAGATGGACAAAGCTGCTGCACAAGCAGAACAGATTGAAGGAGCACAAGTGGAACAAGTGACCGACAACAACGGTTTGCAGGCAGTAAGAGTAACCTTCGACTCGGGTATCTTGTTCAGCACAAGCAGTGCCACACTAAGCACTTCTGCCAAATCGGCTCTGAGCAAATTTGCCAACAATGTGCTCAACCAGAACAAAGACATGGATGTGGCCATCTACGGATACACAGACAATACCGGATGGAAAAACAGTACTGCCGAACAGAGCAAGCAGAAAAACCTTGATTTGTCACAGGAACGTGCACAGAGCGTATCCAGCTACCTGCTGGGATGCGGCGCTTCTTCCAGCCAGATTAAATCTGTTACCGGTATGGGTGAAGAGAATCCGGTGGCAGACAACTCTACCGCAGCCGGACGTGAGCAGAACCGCCGTGTAGAAGTATATATGTATGCCAGCCAGCAAATGATTCAGCAGGCTGAAGCAGGTACATTACAATAATTATAGGCCGTATCAGGCTGATAAAGACACATTATGCC includes:
- a CDS encoding OmpA family protein, coding for MKTMNSMAILLSACLVFSSCGMTNTAKGGLIGGGSGAALGALVGGVIGHGKGAAIGAAVGTAVGAGAGVLIGKKMDKAAAQAEQIEGAQVEQVTDNNGLQAVRVTFDSGILFSTSSATLSTSAKSALSKFANNVLNQNKDMDVAIYGYTDNTGWKNSTAEQSKQKNLDLSQERAQSVSSYLLGCGASSSQIKSVTGMGEENPVADNSTAAGREQNRRVEVYMYASQQMIQQAEAGTLQ